In Puntigrus tetrazona isolate hp1 chromosome 18, ASM1883169v1, whole genome shotgun sequence, one genomic interval encodes:
- the ctsh gene encoding pro-cathepsin H: MNRLSLLLLLAVLYQVHSLPLHTEEDEYLFKSWMSQYNRKYEINEYYQRLQTFLENKKKIESHNAGNHMFSMGLNQFSDMTFAEFKKLYLLTEPQNCSATRGNHVSSNGLYPDTIDWRTKGHYVTDVKNQGACGSCWTFSTTGCLESVTAIATGKLLQLAEQQLVDCAGAFDNHGCNGGLPSHAFEYIMYNKGLMTEQDYPYKAVQGQCRFKPELAAAFVKDVVNITKYDEMGMVDAVARLNPVSFAYEVTADFMHYKDGIYTSTACHNTTDMVNHAVLAVGYAEQNGTPYWIVKNSWGPYWGINGYFYIERGKNMCGLAACSSYPLPLV; encoded by the exons ATGAACAGACTGAGTTTACTGCTTCTGTTAGCCGTCCTCTATCAGGTGCATTCGTTGCCACTGCACACTGAGgaag ACGAGTATCTTTTCAAATCATGGATGTCTCAG taTAACAGAAAGTATGAGATAAATGAATATTACCAGAGGCTACAGACATTCCTGGAGAACAAGAAGAAGATCGAGAGCCATAATGCAGGAAACCACATGTTTTCGA TGGGGCTGAATCAGTTTTCAGACATGACCTTTGCTGAATTTAAAAAGCTCTACCTCCTGACAGAACCTCAg AACTGCTCCGCCACTAGAGGGAACCATGTGAGCAGTAACGGGCTTTATCCTGATACCATTGACTGGAGAACTAAAGGACACTATGTGACTGATGTCAAGAACCAG GGAGCTTGCGGTAGCTGCTGGACCTTTTCCACCACGGGCTGTCTGGAGTCTGTCACGGCTATTGCCACAGGGAAACTCCTGCAACTA GCAGAGCAGCAGCTTGTTGATTGTGCAGGTGCTTTTGACAATCATGGCTGCAATGG TGGCCTCCCAAGTCACGCCTTTGAGTACATCATGTACAACAAAGGTCTTATGACGGAACAAGATTACCCCTATAAAGCTGTA CAAGGTCAGTGTAGATTCAAACCGGAGCTGGCTGCTGCCTTTGTGAAGGACGTTGTAAACATTACGAAG TATGATGAAATGGGCATGGTGGATGCTGTGGCCAGGCTGAACCCTGTCAGCTTTGCTTATGAGGTGACAGCTGATTTCATGCACTACAAAGATGGGATATACACCAG CACCGCGTGTCACAACACTACTGACATGGTGAACCATGCGGTGCTTGCTGTGGGCTACGCTGAGCAGAATGGAACTCCATACTGGATCGTGAAGAACTCCTGGGGACCCTACTGGGGAATTAATGG ATATTTCTACATCGAGAGGGGAAAGAACATGTGTGGACTTGCCGCATGCTCATCCTATCCTTTACCTTTGGtgtaa
- the blm gene encoding Bloom syndrome protein homolog isoform X1, with protein MPSLPQNNLKEQLERHHNSGQSKLSLLKLKPGGFCFKKKSLSGVCQVEVPQKVTGANVLANRSVNVPLSCEVTKTPVTFSQKPEKAAPKVNFFTVPSKPKTNTVNPLANPFAVNKTPTVQYIIKDSPKSAAVPKDQAVGDPKCDISQLSFSEWDDLDDFETPVKARVASPVTETSTKKKLSVSDQNTSLHSPCAKSDETTNEGSQVTETITAPKDVLSASNIGSIEPAEREPEDSPIKKSKRHKRTAHKNALLSDTEDEIIDCVTPEKNEKDIKCVTIAEEKQWEETNIVDIDEADNFYDDFIPPSPVPEETIPFDSEKKKSSSHPVTNISPHESASNLSAPFDEPAKTLKGPEDALFTVMESICRLVDTIPEHELIALTCGTELLLQRARRKRILANSAPSRTSQLDPASTPYSSLLDRQVFGVTPSSLTSSMTPVTSEKKESVKTGSLFRKSIASAISLENDSVFEDSDCIINGVETPGGTWNPNSTTKMATTRDISNSSNPPFSKSELKTDKCYSKLSFDESNNLTVAGDQVDLFYSPKRLDSGKRNAESTVETNMEVPNSSRADTEPLDDFLIDDFDIDDFDEADVPDYFEEPPSVLASRDSFGAKTPSGKEVGPSKPLERKTVTTPAQKPTKTSNPEPVYRNPAHDRFRGFNFPHSSEMMMIFHKKFGLHQFRFNQLEAINATLLGEDTFVLMPTGGGKSLCYQLPACVSAGVTVVISPLRSLIVDQVQKLTTLDICATSLSGDKKDSEAAKIYMQLSRKDPPIKLLYATPEKVCASGRMISALQNLYERGLLARIVIDEAHCVSQWGHDFRPDYKRLHELRRKFPNVPIMALTATATPRVQKDILNQLSMARPQVFTMSFNRHNLKYSVLPKRPKKVDEECIQWIKKYYPRDSGIVYCLSRNDCDTLADSLQRAGIAALAYHAGLSDSDREYVQNKWINQDGCQVMCATIAFGMGIDKPDVRYVIHASLPKSVEGYYQESGRAGRDGEISHCVLFYSYSDVIRIKRLIAMDKDGNQQSKATHINNLHSMVHFCENVAECRRIQLLAYFGEHTFNTSFCKEHPEVICDNCARPHKYKSRNVTDDVKKIVRFVQENCEKVGNRYGKSAQQNRLTLNMLVEIFLGSKSARIQSGMFGMGAAYSKHNAERLFKKLVLDSVLMEDLYITNNGQAVAYISAGPKALSVLSGCMQVEFVETESASSIRKHKASVIENVSKREEMVKKCLQELNDLCKKLGKVFGIHYYNIFSTATLKKIAETLSSDPEVLLQIDGVTEDKLEKYGAEVIELLQKYSEWQLPAEAQTESSEWIDTTRGHQYEEGDDDDEGDTTSTYFRSTSGRGAKRKQGSYSRKPKRRKSASSQNSSSKGGYSNNWSSSRGGRGGYRGGNRSVGRGSRPAPSVPEVKRPGFMALPTPQSAARPFLKPTFSHL; from the exons atGCCGAGTCTTCCGCAAAACAACCTGAAGGAGCAACTGGAACGACACCATAATTCGGGTCAAAGCAAGTTGTCCCTGCTGAAACTAAAGCCTGG GGGgttttgtttcaaaaagaaGTCTTTGTCAGGTGTCTGCCAAGTGGAAGTTCCTCAAAAGGTAACGGGTGCAAATGTCTTAGCAAACAGGAGTGTCAATGTTCCCCTCAGCTGTGAAGTAACCAAAACTCCTGTGACGTTTTCGCAAAAGCCTGAGAAAGCGGCTCCGAAAGTCAACTTCTTCACTGTACCCAGCAAACCGAAGACAAACACCGTTAATCCATTAGCCAACCCATTCGCTGTGAACAAAACACCTACTGTTCAATATATCATTAAGGATTCGCCGAAATCTGCAGCCGTGCCTAAGGACCAAGCTGTAGGTGATCCTAAGTGTGACATTTCCCAACTCTCCTTCAGTGAATGGGATGACTTGGATGATTTCGAAACCCCAGTCAAGGCAAGAGTAGCGTCCCCAGTTACAGaaacctctacaaaaaaaaaactaagcgtATCTGACCAGAACACGTCCCTGCATTCCCCTTGTGCTAAGAGTGATGAGACTACAAACGAAGGTTCACAGGTTACAGAAACTATAACTGCTCCAAAGGACGTCCTGTCGGCTTCTAATATAGGCAGCATAGAGCCTGCAGAGAGAGAGCCAGAGGACTCACCGATCAAAAAATCCAAAAGGCATAAGAGAACAGCCCACAAAAACGCATTACtgagtgacactgaagatgagATCATTGACTGTGTTACaccagaaaaaaatgaaaaggacaTCAAGTGTGTGACAA TTGCTGAAGAAAAGCAGTGGGAGGAGACGAACATCGTAGACATTGATGAGGCGGATAACTTTTATGACGATTTCATCCCCCCATCTCCTGTTCCTGAGGAGACGATTCCCTTTGACTcggaaaagaagaaaag TTCATCTCACCCTGTTACAAATATTTCACCTCACGAGTCTGCCTCAAATCTGTCAGCACCCTTTGATGAACctgctaaaacattaaaag GACCAGAGGATGCTCTCTTTACTGTTATGGAGTCTATTTGTCGTCTAGTGGACACTATTCCAGAGCATGAGCTCATAGCACTGACCTGCGGCACAGAGCTGTTACTGCAGAGAGCACGCAG GAAAAGGATTCTTGCTAATAGCGCACCGTCTAGAACATCTCAGTTAGACCCAGCATCAACTCCATATTCTAGTCTGCTAGACAGACAAGTGTTTGGAGTCACACCCTCTAGTCTAACCTCATCTATGACCCCAGTGAcatcagaaaagaaagagtctgTCAAAACAGGCTCTCTATTTCGCAAGTCCATTGCCTCCGCCATATCTTTGGAAAATGACAGCGTGTTTGAGGATTCTGACTGTATCATCAATGGGGTTGAGACCCCTGGTGGTACCTGGAATCCTAACAGCACCACAAAAATGGCAACTACTAGGGACATCTCAAACAGCTCAAATCCACCTTTTAGCAAATCTGAGTTAAAAACGGATAAGTGCTACTCAAAATTGTCCTTCGATGAGTCAAACAATTTGACTGTGGCTGGAGATCAGGTTGACTTGTTTTATTCCCCCAAAAGATTAGATTCAGGAAAGAGAAATGCTGAGAGCACTGTTGAAACCAACATGGAAGTACCCAACTCTTCTCGAGCAGATACAGAGCCTCTTGATGACTTCCTAATTGATGACTTTGATATTGATGATTTTGATGAGGCTGATGTTCCAGATTATTTTGAAGAACCTCCAAGTGTCTTGGCATCAAGAGACAGCTTTGGTGCAAAAACACCTTCGGGGAAGGAGGTAGGTCCTTCGAAACCTTTGGAGAGAAAGACCGTAACAACGCCAGCACAAAAACCTACCAAAACATCCAACCCTG AACCCGTGTACAGAAACCCAGCTCATGACCGCTTCAGAGGTTTCAACTTTCCTCACAGCTCAGAGATGATGATGATCTTCCATAAGAAGTTTGGTCTGCATCAGTTCCGCTTCAATCAGCTGGAGGCTATTAATGCCACGCTGTTAGGAGAAGACACGTTTGTACTGATGCCTACAG GTGGTGGTAAAAGTCTCTGCTATCAGCTTCCTGCTTGTGTCTCTGCTGGAGTGACTGTTGTCATTTCTCCTCTACGGTCTCTCATAGTTGACCAGGTCCAAAAGCTTACCACATTAGAT atcTGTGCAACTAGTCTATCTGGTGACAAAAAAGATAGTGAGGCTGCAAAGATCTATATGCAACTTTCTAGAAAGGATCCCCCCATCAAACTGCTTTATGCCACTCCTGAGAAG GTGTGTGCGAGTGGACGGATGATCAGTGCCCTTCAGAATCTGTATGAAAGGGGTCTGCTGGCTCGCATTGTAATTGACGAGGCTCATTGCGTCAGTCAG TGGGGTCATGACTTCAGGCCAGACTACAAGCGCTTACATGAGCTCAGGCGGAAGTTTCCCAATGTTCCTATAATGGCACTGACGGCCACAGCCACTCCTAGAGTTCAGAAGGACATTCTTAACCAGCTGTCAATGGCCCGTCCTCAGGT ATTCACTATGAGCTTCAATAGGCACAATCTCAAATATTCAGTTTTGCCAAAAAGGCCCAAGAAGGTTGACGAGGAATGCATTCAGTGGATCAAGAAATATTACCCAC GTGACTCCGGGATTGTGTACTGCTTGTCTCGTAATGACTGCGACACTCTGGCTGACAGCCTTCAGAGGGCTGGGATCGCAGCGCTGGCTTATCACGCTGGCCTGAGTGACAGCGACAGGGAATACGTCCAGAATAAATGGATCAACCAGGATGGCTGCCAG gttATGTGTGCCACCATTGCATTTGGCATGGGAATCGACAAACCAGATGTGCGTTATGTGATCCATGCCAGTTTGCCCAAGTCGGTGGAGGGTTATTACCAGGAGTCAGGCAGAGCTGGTCGAGATGGAGAGATTTCCCACTGTGTCCTCTTCTATTCCTACAGCGACGTTATCCGCATCAAGAGACTCATTGCTA TGGATAAAGATGGCAACCAGCAATCCAAAGCCACCCACATCAACAACCTGCACAGCATGGTGCATTTCTGTGAGAATGTGGCCGAGTGCAGGAGAATCCAGTTGCTGGCTTACTTCGGCGAACACACATTCAATACAAGCTTTTGTAAAGAGCATCCTGAGGTCATCTGTGACAATTGCGCCAGACCACAC AAATACAAATCAAGAAATGTCACTGATGATGTGAAGAAGATTGTGAGATTTGTGCAAGAGAACTGTGAGAAGGTCGGAAACAGATATGGCAAATCCGCCCAGCAGAACAGGCTCACTCTCAACATGCTGGTCGAAATATTTCTGG GCTCCAAAAGTGCTCGGATCCAGTCCGGAATGTTTGGGATGGGAGCAGCATATTCCAAACACAACGCTGAGAGGCTTTTTAAGAAACTGGTGCTGGATAGTGTTCTGATGGAGGACCTCTACATCACTAACAATGGGCAGGCAGTGGCCTATATCTCTGCTGGGCCTAAAGCCTTGAGTGTACTGAGTGGCTGCATGCAG GTTGAGTTTGTTGAGACGGAGAGTGCGTCCAGCATCAGAAAGCACAAGGCCTCTGTGATTGAGAATGTTTCTAAGAGAGAGGAGATGGTTAAAAAATGTCTGCAGGAACTCAATGATCTGTGCAAGAAGTTGGGCAAAGTCTTCGGCATTCATTACTACAACATTTTCTCCACAGCCACACTCAAAAAGATTGCTG AAACTCTCTCGTCTGATCCGGAGGTTCTGCTGCAGATCGATGGTGTGACTGAAGACAAGCTGGAGAAGTATGGAGCGGAGGTTATTGAACTGCTGCAGAAGTACTCAGAGTGGCAGCTGCCCG CTGAGGCCCAGACTGAGAGTTCAGAATGGATTGACACAACAAGAGGCCATCAATATGAGGAAGGTGACGACGACGATGAAGGAGACACCACATCAACCTATTTCAGAAGCACCTCTGGACGAGGAGCAAAGAGAAAGCAAGGGTCTTACTCCAGGAAAcccaaaagaagaaaaagtgccAGCAGCCAAAACTCTTCCTCTAAAGG TGGATACAGCAATAACTGGTCCTCGtcgagaggaggaagaggaggatacAGGGGTGGTAATCGGAGCGTAGGCAGAGGTTCCAGGCCGGCTCCATCAGTCCCAGAAGTGAAGAGGCCGGGCTTCATGGCTTTGCCAACCCCACAGAGTGCTGCTCGTCCGTTCCTCAAACCAACATTCTCTCACCTCTAG
- the blm gene encoding Bloom syndrome protein homolog isoform X2: MPSLPQNNLKEQLERHHNSGQSKLSLLKLKPGGFCFKKKSLSGVCQVEVPQKPEKAAPKVNFFTVPSKPKTNTVNPLANPFAVNKTPTVQYIIKDSPKSAAVPKDQAVGDPKCDISQLSFSEWDDLDDFETPVKARVASPVTETSTKKKLSVSDQNTSLHSPCAKSDETTNEGSQVTETITAPKDVLSASNIGSIEPAEREPEDSPIKKSKRHKRTAHKNALLSDTEDEIIDCVTPEKNEKDIKCVTIAEEKQWEETNIVDIDEADNFYDDFIPPSPVPEETIPFDSEKKKSSSHPVTNISPHESASNLSAPFDEPAKTLKGPEDALFTVMESICRLVDTIPEHELIALTCGTELLLQRARRKRILANSAPSRTSQLDPASTPYSSLLDRQVFGVTPSSLTSSMTPVTSEKKESVKTGSLFRKSIASAISLENDSVFEDSDCIINGVETPGGTWNPNSTTKMATTRDISNSSNPPFSKSELKTDKCYSKLSFDESNNLTVAGDQVDLFYSPKRLDSGKRNAESTVETNMEVPNSSRADTEPLDDFLIDDFDIDDFDEADVPDYFEEPPSVLASRDSFGAKTPSGKEVGPSKPLERKTVTTPAQKPTKTSNPEPVYRNPAHDRFRGFNFPHSSEMMMIFHKKFGLHQFRFNQLEAINATLLGEDTFVLMPTGGGKSLCYQLPACVSAGVTVVISPLRSLIVDQVQKLTTLDICATSLSGDKKDSEAAKIYMQLSRKDPPIKLLYATPEKVCASGRMISALQNLYERGLLARIVIDEAHCVSQWGHDFRPDYKRLHELRRKFPNVPIMALTATATPRVQKDILNQLSMARPQVFTMSFNRHNLKYSVLPKRPKKVDEECIQWIKKYYPRDSGIVYCLSRNDCDTLADSLQRAGIAALAYHAGLSDSDREYVQNKWINQDGCQVMCATIAFGMGIDKPDVRYVIHASLPKSVEGYYQESGRAGRDGEISHCVLFYSYSDVIRIKRLIAMDKDGNQQSKATHINNLHSMVHFCENVAECRRIQLLAYFGEHTFNTSFCKEHPEVICDNCARPHKYKSRNVTDDVKKIVRFVQENCEKVGNRYGKSAQQNRLTLNMLVEIFLGSKSARIQSGMFGMGAAYSKHNAERLFKKLVLDSVLMEDLYITNNGQAVAYISAGPKALSVLSGCMQVEFVETESASSIRKHKASVIENVSKREEMVKKCLQELNDLCKKLGKVFGIHYYNIFSTATLKKIAETLSSDPEVLLQIDGVTEDKLEKYGAEVIELLQKYSEWQLPAEAQTESSEWIDTTRGHQYEEGDDDDEGDTTSTYFRSTSGRGAKRKQGSYSRKPKRRKSASSQNSSSKGGYSNNWSSSRGGRGGYRGGNRSVGRGSRPAPSVPEVKRPGFMALPTPQSAARPFLKPTFSHL; the protein is encoded by the exons atGCCGAGTCTTCCGCAAAACAACCTGAAGGAGCAACTGGAACGACACCATAATTCGGGTCAAAGCAAGTTGTCCCTGCTGAAACTAAAGCCTGG GGGgttttgtttcaaaaagaaGTCTTTGTCAGGTGTCTGCCAAGTGGAAGTTCCTCAAAAG CCTGAGAAAGCGGCTCCGAAAGTCAACTTCTTCACTGTACCCAGCAAACCGAAGACAAACACCGTTAATCCATTAGCCAACCCATTCGCTGTGAACAAAACACCTACTGTTCAATATATCATTAAGGATTCGCCGAAATCTGCAGCCGTGCCTAAGGACCAAGCTGTAGGTGATCCTAAGTGTGACATTTCCCAACTCTCCTTCAGTGAATGGGATGACTTGGATGATTTCGAAACCCCAGTCAAGGCAAGAGTAGCGTCCCCAGTTACAGaaacctctacaaaaaaaaaactaagcgtATCTGACCAGAACACGTCCCTGCATTCCCCTTGTGCTAAGAGTGATGAGACTACAAACGAAGGTTCACAGGTTACAGAAACTATAACTGCTCCAAAGGACGTCCTGTCGGCTTCTAATATAGGCAGCATAGAGCCTGCAGAGAGAGAGCCAGAGGACTCACCGATCAAAAAATCCAAAAGGCATAAGAGAACAGCCCACAAAAACGCATTACtgagtgacactgaagatgagATCATTGACTGTGTTACaccagaaaaaaatgaaaaggacaTCAAGTGTGTGACAA TTGCTGAAGAAAAGCAGTGGGAGGAGACGAACATCGTAGACATTGATGAGGCGGATAACTTTTATGACGATTTCATCCCCCCATCTCCTGTTCCTGAGGAGACGATTCCCTTTGACTcggaaaagaagaaaag TTCATCTCACCCTGTTACAAATATTTCACCTCACGAGTCTGCCTCAAATCTGTCAGCACCCTTTGATGAACctgctaaaacattaaaag GACCAGAGGATGCTCTCTTTACTGTTATGGAGTCTATTTGTCGTCTAGTGGACACTATTCCAGAGCATGAGCTCATAGCACTGACCTGCGGCACAGAGCTGTTACTGCAGAGAGCACGCAG GAAAAGGATTCTTGCTAATAGCGCACCGTCTAGAACATCTCAGTTAGACCCAGCATCAACTCCATATTCTAGTCTGCTAGACAGACAAGTGTTTGGAGTCACACCCTCTAGTCTAACCTCATCTATGACCCCAGTGAcatcagaaaagaaagagtctgTCAAAACAGGCTCTCTATTTCGCAAGTCCATTGCCTCCGCCATATCTTTGGAAAATGACAGCGTGTTTGAGGATTCTGACTGTATCATCAATGGGGTTGAGACCCCTGGTGGTACCTGGAATCCTAACAGCACCACAAAAATGGCAACTACTAGGGACATCTCAAACAGCTCAAATCCACCTTTTAGCAAATCTGAGTTAAAAACGGATAAGTGCTACTCAAAATTGTCCTTCGATGAGTCAAACAATTTGACTGTGGCTGGAGATCAGGTTGACTTGTTTTATTCCCCCAAAAGATTAGATTCAGGAAAGAGAAATGCTGAGAGCACTGTTGAAACCAACATGGAAGTACCCAACTCTTCTCGAGCAGATACAGAGCCTCTTGATGACTTCCTAATTGATGACTTTGATATTGATGATTTTGATGAGGCTGATGTTCCAGATTATTTTGAAGAACCTCCAAGTGTCTTGGCATCAAGAGACAGCTTTGGTGCAAAAACACCTTCGGGGAAGGAGGTAGGTCCTTCGAAACCTTTGGAGAGAAAGACCGTAACAACGCCAGCACAAAAACCTACCAAAACATCCAACCCTG AACCCGTGTACAGAAACCCAGCTCATGACCGCTTCAGAGGTTTCAACTTTCCTCACAGCTCAGAGATGATGATGATCTTCCATAAGAAGTTTGGTCTGCATCAGTTCCGCTTCAATCAGCTGGAGGCTATTAATGCCACGCTGTTAGGAGAAGACACGTTTGTACTGATGCCTACAG GTGGTGGTAAAAGTCTCTGCTATCAGCTTCCTGCTTGTGTCTCTGCTGGAGTGACTGTTGTCATTTCTCCTCTACGGTCTCTCATAGTTGACCAGGTCCAAAAGCTTACCACATTAGAT atcTGTGCAACTAGTCTATCTGGTGACAAAAAAGATAGTGAGGCTGCAAAGATCTATATGCAACTTTCTAGAAAGGATCCCCCCATCAAACTGCTTTATGCCACTCCTGAGAAG GTGTGTGCGAGTGGACGGATGATCAGTGCCCTTCAGAATCTGTATGAAAGGGGTCTGCTGGCTCGCATTGTAATTGACGAGGCTCATTGCGTCAGTCAG TGGGGTCATGACTTCAGGCCAGACTACAAGCGCTTACATGAGCTCAGGCGGAAGTTTCCCAATGTTCCTATAATGGCACTGACGGCCACAGCCACTCCTAGAGTTCAGAAGGACATTCTTAACCAGCTGTCAATGGCCCGTCCTCAGGT ATTCACTATGAGCTTCAATAGGCACAATCTCAAATATTCAGTTTTGCCAAAAAGGCCCAAGAAGGTTGACGAGGAATGCATTCAGTGGATCAAGAAATATTACCCAC GTGACTCCGGGATTGTGTACTGCTTGTCTCGTAATGACTGCGACACTCTGGCTGACAGCCTTCAGAGGGCTGGGATCGCAGCGCTGGCTTATCACGCTGGCCTGAGTGACAGCGACAGGGAATACGTCCAGAATAAATGGATCAACCAGGATGGCTGCCAG gttATGTGTGCCACCATTGCATTTGGCATGGGAATCGACAAACCAGATGTGCGTTATGTGATCCATGCCAGTTTGCCCAAGTCGGTGGAGGGTTATTACCAGGAGTCAGGCAGAGCTGGTCGAGATGGAGAGATTTCCCACTGTGTCCTCTTCTATTCCTACAGCGACGTTATCCGCATCAAGAGACTCATTGCTA TGGATAAAGATGGCAACCAGCAATCCAAAGCCACCCACATCAACAACCTGCACAGCATGGTGCATTTCTGTGAGAATGTGGCCGAGTGCAGGAGAATCCAGTTGCTGGCTTACTTCGGCGAACACACATTCAATACAAGCTTTTGTAAAGAGCATCCTGAGGTCATCTGTGACAATTGCGCCAGACCACAC AAATACAAATCAAGAAATGTCACTGATGATGTGAAGAAGATTGTGAGATTTGTGCAAGAGAACTGTGAGAAGGTCGGAAACAGATATGGCAAATCCGCCCAGCAGAACAGGCTCACTCTCAACATGCTGGTCGAAATATTTCTGG GCTCCAAAAGTGCTCGGATCCAGTCCGGAATGTTTGGGATGGGAGCAGCATATTCCAAACACAACGCTGAGAGGCTTTTTAAGAAACTGGTGCTGGATAGTGTTCTGATGGAGGACCTCTACATCACTAACAATGGGCAGGCAGTGGCCTATATCTCTGCTGGGCCTAAAGCCTTGAGTGTACTGAGTGGCTGCATGCAG GTTGAGTTTGTTGAGACGGAGAGTGCGTCCAGCATCAGAAAGCACAAGGCCTCTGTGATTGAGAATGTTTCTAAGAGAGAGGAGATGGTTAAAAAATGTCTGCAGGAACTCAATGATCTGTGCAAGAAGTTGGGCAAAGTCTTCGGCATTCATTACTACAACATTTTCTCCACAGCCACACTCAAAAAGATTGCTG AAACTCTCTCGTCTGATCCGGAGGTTCTGCTGCAGATCGATGGTGTGACTGAAGACAAGCTGGAGAAGTATGGAGCGGAGGTTATTGAACTGCTGCAGAAGTACTCAGAGTGGCAGCTGCCCG CTGAGGCCCAGACTGAGAGTTCAGAATGGATTGACACAACAAGAGGCCATCAATATGAGGAAGGTGACGACGACGATGAAGGAGACACCACATCAACCTATTTCAGAAGCACCTCTGGACGAGGAGCAAAGAGAAAGCAAGGGTCTTACTCCAGGAAAcccaaaagaagaaaaagtgccAGCAGCCAAAACTCTTCCTCTAAAGG TGGATACAGCAATAACTGGTCCTCGtcgagaggaggaagaggaggatacAGGGGTGGTAATCGGAGCGTAGGCAGAGGTTCCAGGCCGGCTCCATCAGTCCCAGAAGTGAAGAGGCCGGGCTTCATGGCTTTGCCAACCCCACAGAGTGCTGCTCGTCCGTTCCTCAAACCAACATTCTCTCACCTCTAG